The bacterium BMS3Abin08 DNA window AAGAATATAAAAATCACGCCTTTTTCTGAAGAATCAGTATATTGCCAAAGGAGAAGAAGGGAATCTTTATATATTTAAACCAAAGGTTGTTAAACCCATGAATGAGACCGATGAGCAGTTTTGGAGAGACCCTGGTATACAGCTCTGTAAATTGACCCGATACATGTTTCTTAACAACAAACCCGGTATTTTGAAATCTTCTCTTAAGCCATGCTATGTTAGTCTGCCTTGTCAGCAAATCTCCGGCTGAAGTTGTCTCCCGATACTCCAATCCGGCATCCGTCCTCCGCACAACTGATTTTTCTTTCCCTAATAATGCCTTTAAATTCCTGAGGACTATTGATTGAAGGGAAGACATATTGCCTTCACTGATTATAAGCACACCCCCTTTTTTTAAAACACGGGATAGTTCTGATATTGCCTTTTCCATGTCCGGTATATGCATGAGCACACCCCAGCATAAAACATAATCGAATGTTTCGTCAGCGAAAGAAAGAGAAAGCAGATTTTCACGTTTTAGTTTAATTTTGTCCTGCATGTTAAAAGATTGCAGATTCAACTCTGCCATTTTGAGAGCACTCTCGGAGAAATCGGCTGCGATCACAGAAAATCCACGCCTTGCCAAACGAATGGAATGATTGCAGGTACCACAACCGGCATCCAAAAATATCGAGTCTTTTCGCGGGGATAAACAACTCACAATATAGTCAAAGGCATACTCATAAAATTTTTCGTTTTCTTCCGTACGATACGAATTCTTCCA harbors:
- the rebM gene encoding demethylrebeccamycin-D-glucose O-methyltransferase, yielding MSIPESKSVEKTLERPDIHRQWKNSYRTEENEKFYEYAFDYIVSCLSPRKDSIFLDAGCGTCNHSIRLARRGFSVIAADFSESALKMAELNLQSFNMQDKIKLKRENLLSLSFADETFDYVLCWGVLMHIPDMEKAISELSRVLKKGGVLIISEGNMSSLQSIVLRNLKALLGKEKSVVRRTDAGLEYRETTSAGDLLTRQTNIAWLKRRFQNTGFVVKKHVSGQFTELYTRVSPKLLIGLIHGFNNLWFKYIKIPFFSFGNILILQKKA